One genomic window of bacterium includes the following:
- a CDS encoding sigma-54 dependent transcriptional regulator, producing MSQCGGRVLVVEDEPRQREILQLVLEREGHEVVVAESAERAAALIRAAAPDVLLTDLRLPGKDGIWLLEETARIAPGTGTILVTAHGTIDNAVEAMKKGAFDYLTKPLERAAVVLAVRRALEKTRLVRENAALKQQLADRFALPNIVGEHGSMQDVARLVAKVAPSGASVLIVGESGTGKELVARAIHYASPRRGREMLALNCAALPETLLESELFGHEKGAFTGAEARKIGLFEQAHGSTLFLDEVGDLSPLTQAKLLRALQEGEIRRLGGDAVVSVDVRIVAATNRDLARLIAEGRFREDLFYRLNVVTIALPALRERRTDVPLLVRHFLGRRAAEAGRAPRLADDALAALVRYDWPGNVRQLESVVERAALLAEGDEITLGDLPQEIRRPPDPTVPGFTLPDEGIRFEELERGLIVAALAKAGTVSGAARLLGLTRRTLQYRMEKFGVPSPAPFGAPLAPDGEPDEDEPA from the coding sequence ATGAGCCAGTGCGGCGGAAGGGTCCTCGTCGTCGAGGACGAGCCGCGGCAGCGGGAGATCCTGCAGCTCGTCCTCGAGCGGGAAGGGCACGAGGTCGTCGTCGCGGAGAGCGCCGAGCGCGCCGCCGCGCTGATCCGCGCCGCCGCGCCCGACGTGCTGCTGACCGACCTGCGGCTGCCGGGGAAGGACGGCATCTGGCTGCTCGAGGAGACGGCGCGCATCGCCCCCGGCACGGGGACGATCCTCGTCACCGCGCACGGCACGATCGACAACGCGGTCGAGGCGATGAAGAAGGGCGCCTTCGACTACCTGACGAAGCCGCTGGAGCGCGCGGCGGTCGTCCTCGCCGTGCGCCGCGCGCTGGAGAAGACGCGCCTCGTGCGGGAGAACGCCGCGCTGAAGCAGCAGCTGGCCGACCGCTTCGCGCTGCCGAACATCGTCGGCGAGCACGGCTCGATGCAGGACGTCGCGCGCCTCGTGGCGAAGGTCGCGCCGAGCGGCGCGAGCGTGCTGATCGTCGGCGAGTCGGGGACCGGCAAGGAGCTCGTCGCCCGCGCGATCCACTACGCCTCGCCGCGCCGCGGGCGCGAGATGCTGGCGCTCAACTGCGCCGCGCTGCCGGAGACGCTGCTGGAGAGCGAGCTGTTCGGCCACGAGAAGGGGGCGTTCACCGGCGCCGAGGCGCGCAAGATCGGCCTCTTCGAGCAGGCCCACGGCTCGACCCTTTTCCTCGACGAGGTCGGCGACCTCTCGCCGCTCACGCAGGCGAAGCTGCTGCGCGCGCTGCAGGAGGGGGAGATCCGGCGCCTCGGCGGCGACGCCGTCGTCTCGGTCGACGTGCGGATCGTCGCCGCGACGAACCGCGACCTGGCGCGGCTGATCGCCGAAGGGCGCTTCCGCGAGGACCTCTTCTACCGGCTCAACGTGGTGACGATCGCCCTCCCCGCGCTGCGCGAGCGCCGGACCGACGTCCCGCTGCTCGTCCGGCACTTCCTCGGCCGCCGCGCCGCGGAGGCCGGACGCGCGCCGCGCCTCGCCGACGACGCGCTGGCGGCGCTCGTGCGCTACGACTGGCCGGGGAACGTGCGGCAGCTCGAGTCGGTCGTCGAGCGGGCCGCGCTCCTCGCCGAGGGGGACGAGATCACGCTCGGCGACCTGCCGCAGGAGATCCGCCGCCCGCCCGATCCGACGGTTCCGGGGTTCACGCTCCCGGACGAGGGGATCCGCTTCGAGGAGCTCGAGCGCGGGCTGATCGTCGCCGCGCTGGCCAAGGCCGGCACCGTCTCCGGCGCCGCGCGCCTGCTCGGCCTGAC